The DNA segment TTCAAATTGGGAAATATCTCAAATTGAGATCCATCAAATTCCTGACCCATGATCCTCTTCTATCCCTGGTTATGTCACCCTCGTTTACGTAATTGAGTCTACCAGTTAATGGTTCAGCTGGCATGGCAATGAAATTAATATGGTGTGTTCATCCATTGCATTTTTTTATGCTCACCACAAATGGGACAGTTTTTCCAATCAGTCAAATGCTCTTCACTCGTAAAAGGCCATTACTGTGACTTGATGGATCCTGAAGCACAAGTGGCCATTAAAGGGATTTAATGAATAGATTTGGATCATCCAGGTGTCTCCAGAACAACACTTgatcacacacacccacctaAACTTTGCCACCAAATTGTCTTGTGGCCATTAGATGCTCTAAGTCATGCCAACTTCACTTCACCAGTTGACAGCTTtttatgaaaatacatttttgcagGCAAAACAAATCTGGGCGCATAATAGAAAtggtaaaacatgttttccaaaAATGAAAGTTGATGCTTTGGAAAAGCCACCGAAAATATGCCCATACTTTAGTATTTCATTGGATTTCCTAAACAGCCAAGTCCAAGAGTCAAATACCATAAATATCAAACTGAGCTAACCTTTTGCAATGAAGCAGAACATCTCTGTGCCGACTGCTCACTGGTCTCCTACAACTCCTGAGTATTGATTGACAGGTCTCCCTGTCCTCATTTGGTGTCATGTTTGCTCCGCTGTAACCAATGATACGTACTTAATGTCAAGATAAATCCTCCCATTCAACGTGATCACAGAGCAATGCCTCTCACAAATAAGTCAATATCTTTTTATAGCCGCCTGTAATCAGTTGAATCGGCCATGCATGCACTGACTAACCATGAGCTGTCATATACATTAAGCACACAAAGGTCACATCACATGACATTTAAGGGGATGATACGACTAAAGTTCAGAAACAAAGAACTTTACAGTTTAGATTTCAAAACAGCAGTCTTTACTAAAAAAGTTCTTACACAGGTGGTCTTAATCCAGCACAAGCAAACAATAGCAAGCAGGGAGGAGGCAAACATCCAAAAACCAAGAAACATCTGCAAGGTAACAAACCATGAGGGCAAACGCAATGAAAAAGCTGGGAAGCCAATGCACACGCAAGGTGTTACATAGAAAATCTGGCAGAGAACAAAAGGGAACAGTGGCAGTAAATAAAAGGGTTGAACTGGTGGGAACAGCAGGGGAAGGTAAGCAGGTGGCAACCAGGTGAGGACGATCAAAGAGGCAGGAACTGAAACAACAGAGAAggtttttacaataaaatcaaacaatgaaacaaaacgACAAGGTGTTACAGGACCTGCGTGACCTCCAGTGTCAATTCCATCATACTCTGGATCACTGCTCCAATCAGACACTGGCCAGACAGTGGTAAGGTTGTTGCTTACGTTGTCTTGTTTGACGATTTCACACAGCATGCCATTCATCCAGGCCTGAAACAAAGATCAGAGATAGGTTGGAGACTGGAGTGTTCAAAGTGTTCAATCGAAGAATGGGAGCATCAGCCACTGTCCCTTCCAAAGTCTCAAATTCACTTTGGCAAGTGAGCGACTGTTGGACAGCGTTGAGCAGTTTGCGAGCACAGAGGGAAGGGCGAGTTCACGCTTGTCTCAGCGCTGTGCTCGTAGAACACGGAGCAGAAAGGCTTACTCGCTAGTATGCCTTTCGCAGGTGTGGTTTTTGTATACGCAAAGTTTGAGACTATGTAAATGTCATAGTTGACAATGCTGCTTGTGACCTCAGCAAAACATCCACCATGTTTGATTTCGATCGGATGAGCGGCTGTTGAGAAAATCaaaggacagaaagacagaagaaagaaggaaagcgatttctccatgtttttctatcttctgtctttctgtccttcGATTTTCTCGACAACCGCTCATCCGATCGAATTCAAACATGGTTGACATTGCTGCTTGGGACCTCAGCAAAACATCCACCGTGTTTGAATTCGATCGGAGGACATAAagacagaaggacagaaagacagaagaaagaaagagagagatttctcCATGTATGATGAGAGTTAAAACTTGATTTCAACACAGACAGAAGGCATGGTCTACCTCAAGGGCCCTGATCAAACTGATTGCCACATAGACAACTTGTGGGCCTTTGGGGTTACCAAGGGTGTGTCTTATGTATATGATCACCATAGATAATAGATCAAGAGGGACTGTACCAACATGATGTCCTCTATAGACTGAATCGTCGCGGAAATAcgtgatgtcagtcaaacctCATTGAACTGAACTTCACGAGTCAGAAATCAGACATGTATCACACGGCACACTGACAttcatgtcaaaaaaaaaatctgatcagGGCTGACGGCTTAATGAAAACGATGACTCATAATGTAGACATGCAATAAATCTCTCCCAGCTTCGTCAAATGACGTCATGCAGAAAAAGGCTGACGATCTGTGTGACTCAAATCCATCATGAAGTTTGAGTGGATTTGTGATATCAgctgtgttttttgtctttgtttcgttttgtctttgttttacttttgctgCGGTTCAATAATAATTTGTGGATAATGAACAGATCAGTGTAATGTTATCTGACAGAAGACAATGCTCTCTTCTTCAAAAGTGACCACTCACATTAGTTTTATTCCAAAACTGCATAGCGAGACGAGCAAATGCAATTATTGTTTAAATGTTAGCTGTGGTGCCAAAGTAATGATTGGATGTCTCCGTTCTGTAGGCTTGGCATCGTCAGATGTTTCTACATTGACACTGACAAGGGATGAGAAATGAGTAAAATTGTTCCGGTGCATTCGTTTTCAAAAGGAGCTCAGTCAGGCATCTTTGCATCACTGTGTTGTCTGGTTGTCTGTTTGCATGATTATGCAAGAATATTACTGTTCGGTTACGACTATTGTGTGTCATTTTGCTTAAAGTTCAACATCAAACCCAATAATATGCATTAAGCAAATGAAGACAAGACtggaaatctgtaaaaacatttaaccaATGACACAATATTTTTTCATGTCTCCCCTGAAACAACAGTAAGGAAGTCTATTAGTGCCTatttatgacctacaacagAGAATTTGGGTGAAAAATTGCTTTTTCTACAAACTATTCTTAATGTCTGTGGTCGGGACGGATTACCTGCGAAGTCAGAGCAACGATTTACGTCAGTCGTGATGGAAAAGCCTATGTTTAGGCAGAGGGATGGATTTCTCGTACCTGCATTGATGTATTGAATCCTCAATGGTTGTGTTAAATCAGTTCTAATGTTGTTagaatattgtttttactgacAAATGGGttcatatattattttatttcgaTTTGTATATGAATATGTTTATATGAGCCACCACACTATTTTCactccttccaaaacaaatgcatatgCTGTGTGGACGGAGGTTTTTACAacaggtgacagtggaaacactaccacttttgtccacagaggcgccaaaatcaacaaaaaatgaAAGGTTCCTTGTAGCTGCTTTAATGCACAATCATGATCCACACTGTAAGATGGGATCTTCTCCCTAATTTTGAAATCTACTCTAAAGAATATCCAGACCCCGAACCAGCCTCTGTATTTTCACCATTTAAAGCTTAAGACACTATGGATCTAAATTGTGTAGCTGATATCATTACACTGTGCATGACCAAATTCCTCCTTAATACGCTGCTAGTATCAAGTATACTCTCAAGACGTCTCAACATTTTAGTAGATAAGtcagtttttgtgtttgcacagacaAAGTGTTTCCATGCTAAGCTGCAGTGGAGGGATACgagcaaaaacagaaataatgtatCGACAAGGCTGTAATACTGTAATAATGTACTCAATtataagtaaaagtaccacattaactcttctacttgagtaaaagtaagtagGTACTTGCTgttaagtattaaaagtaaaaagggtaaaagtgaaaaataggCCTACCTAAAAAAAGATCTGCTTGAGAAAAGTACAGATACAAGGGAAATATATTTAGTAATGTACTTTCTTACATCTTATTACAGTTTTTGTGTAGTATTAGTTTGTGGAAAAATGATTCCGTGCTCAGATGCAGTCACAgcattaaaatgatgaatacaCAGGCTCGGATGTGGGTGTATTTCCTGActtagaaataataaaaatgatggaAAGGAAAATTCTAATTAGTGTTAATATAATGACTGAAATCAACTTCTTGGAGGACCGCATTTCCTTCTTAGGAGCTAGAGTATTACTCACTTTTTCTCACACAATCTCAGTTtacattgggtgagaggcggggtgAAGAGGTAGCCAGTATATCACAGGGtcaacaaacagagacaaacaacactcacattcacacctacatcTAATTTAGAGTCTTCAGTTAACCTTTAACCCCAATCTGcacgtctttggactgtgggaggaagctggagtactggtagaaaacccacacagacacagggagacacagAAAGTCCCTGACCAAACCAGGATCGGAGCTGGAAACCATCTTGCTGTGAGacgacagtgctaaccactgctcCACTGTGCTGCCAGCCTACAATTTACATAACTGTGTGTAATGCTCACTGGCATCAGGTGGTTTTCATTGAAACAGCTTCTGTCTTACAGATGATTCTAAAGACACTGAATGTGTGGTTTGCTACTTATTAGCTGTCTATTCTTAGGTCCACAGACTGAGCAAAGAGACCATCTATCTAGCAGCTGATAACATTAAGTGCTCCACAATGTACTGCTTTTTTTGAGCCAGGAAAAGCCTGTTCAGCCATTTGCCACCGAAATGCTGCATAAGCGCATTCGTCAACACCAGGAAAGCGTCAGCAGCGAACAGAAAAGCTCCTCCGCAAGACTCCCACCTCACTTCCTCCCTCGTATACGTATGCTCCCACTTTGTGCTGTGAGAAATGTAATCAGCAGTGACGACATACAGTATCCAGCACTCATAAAACTTTTAGGAGGGGAGGGGATGAGATGGCTTTCCTTTGGTTTGCAGTGCGGCCGCTGACCCCTGACCTGCCTTGTTATTGGACCGCTGCCAGCTTAATGCAACCTTGGCAGAGCTGTCACTTTTCCCGCCCATTAGTCCAGTCATTTTGCAGGCTAAACCACATCGCTGACCTATTTATAGCAACAACAGGATGGTACTTGTTGGTTTTAAAACCACTCAGGATGCAAAATTAATTCTGTATTCAGCACCTATATGCTAAATATATAGGCTATGTGATGATGTGTTTATCATCATTCAGAAGGAGTCTGTCGCATGCAGCTTCGGTAAAAGTCACAATAAAGTGGAAACAAAGGCTCTGCACTGATGCAAacacataatgaaaatatatattattcatgGAAACCTAAAGGAATTCTATCTTAATCGCATATGAGTTTGAACAGAAAAGGCTTCactctgtggctgtgtgattaaaacaaactgaaaggcATGAATGGGTGGAGGAATGGGTGCACTCACACTCTCTTCTACTCCTTAAAACacctccgtctccctctcccccGCCACCATGTGCGAGCGCAGAGTGCACAGTGTGGCTTGGACCCATCACACAGTGACTCAGGCCGCTCTCCATTTGAAAAATTAAACAGGGGGCCGTTTGGCAGAGTTAAATGAGGCCcccaggaagaaaaaaaaacatgctgagCTCAGCACTGCTCCTACAATCTCAATCACAAAGGAGGAGGTTGGCGTGCTGATGTAATGGCCGCCGCCGTGCTGCCACTGCCTTGGCAAAGGAGGAGAGCTCGTCAGCACAGCCCCACTCATTcatctcccccctccccctggaTCAAGGGTACATCAGATATCATTAACAGAGGAAAAAGGCGAGCAACAGCCAAGCTTAAAACCAGACACAGGGCTGGATGTGCGAGAGGATGAGATCGTCAGTGGGTATTTCTCTGACTGTTGAGACACTCATCATGGAAGGTGAAAGAATCCCATGAGGAATAAAAAATACTTCCAGAAAAACAGTTGAGCAAcctattttttccatttttttattgaaatgtggGCAGTTCAAGTCCAGTAAATAACCTTAGTGGTGTGGTAAAGGATGGCAGTAAATGAAGCCTTGGAAGTTAATGCAAACTTCCTGCAGGTGCAATATCTTTTGTTGGTGATTTAAAAACCCTTTGTCTGTGGAAAATGCTGAAATGAATCTATACTGTTACAGCCTCCGATGCTTTATCAGGACAATACTGTGCTACAGGAAGTAGTATTGCATGTTGGTAATAGAACACTGATAAAAAGTCAAGTAGCACACATATTTGTAGTAGAGCAAATACCTTTGTCGagacccaacagtctcctttaattcaatcaagctgcaccaaattttgcacATTCACAGATGTCAGttatcaagattcatgaattatgtttgaaaaaatacaccccatctcacaatgttaaagaaagtgataaaagaaatCCTAGATTCATGCACTGTCTTTAATTGggtcttccctgacccataccacatccaaGTTCCATGGTAATCTatgcagtagtttttgtgtaattttacttacaaacaaccaacaaacaaacagacaggactGAAATGATAACCCCTTTGGTGGAGTGTTATATAGATGTTGAAGAATGGGAAGAAAGCATCAGGGGAAGACATTTATAACAGGGTCACTGGTTAACCAGCATTTATCCACCTGTGGAGCTGCACTGCTCTATAactgtataatatataaagacaaaaattCTGTTAtcatatgtaaatgtaattcTACCTCtttcactgtgcttacacaatgtaTGAGCATTGTAATTATATTggacttgtgttgtgttgctatTGATTAAagttatattgtgataattattgatattgttttttcacCCAGCCCTACTTGCTCTATACGACTTGGGTataattgtgtgtttatttagcCAATAATACATCTCACTTATTgtgtatgaataataataataataataataataataataataataataataataataataataataataaataataataataatgataataatgggTTATATTCCGTTTTGAATTCAGCAAACTATAGATTATCATAAAACCTCATATTTGTTTGCTCCTTAGTTTTCTCTTCTCCATTTGCTTTTTGGttactgtatttaaaatgtttcatagaTAAAAGGTTTGAATCAGATCAGTCATTATGATTTTAGTTGGTATTTAGACCATTTATTGGTGGTTGGTATGAATGAATAGATTCTGGTTGGTATTATAACTTTGTAGTGGGGGTTATGACCTGAACCCCTCAATGGGCTGCAAAAGTTAATTTAATGGTTCATGTGATGATTGACAGaagaggaaaatgaagaaaaattcTGCTTCTCTTCAAATGTTGCTAAAATAAaccttttgttattatttttgtagttttcagtGACAATTTTAATCCTTCACGAACAAGTGGACACTACTTTGTTTTAAAGGGTCACAGGACGAAAAGGTTGAGAAGCACTGCTTCATAGAAAAGCTTTAATATACCAACAGAAACTGAATTACAATACAGACAATGAATCCATGAGGATTTCCTCTATTAGTCTGAAATGTTGACCTGTAATCTTTGGCTTTTATCCATCTAATGGAACAATTATCATAATTTTACATGAGagatttttaatttcttttgagTAGAAGGCTCATCACATGGTATTGAAACAATATTCAAATATAaggttttattataatttatttcttgAACTGATAACGAGACTGGGCAGACTCGGTTTATGCTGGTTAAAATGTGTTCATCATAACAGAGAAACATCGAGACAATTCATTTCATACAAATGCAAATGTTCCGCTAGAGGTGAAGCCTCTTAAAAGAAGATCCCTTTCAACTGTCTCACAATTTAAGACAACATTTTGATTGCATTAAATCTGAGCATCATTGGCTGTTTGGTGGATGATAAATAAGCTGCTGACTTTGCCCAACTGTGCATGTCACTGCAAAATGAGCTTAGTGTATAAACCAGgtttaaaatctaattttgtCAGTCCAGTtcagtgtctgtgcagcagagcCGATTTTTCAATCCAGTTTAAAGGTCACGTGTTTCTTCTCCAGCTTTGGTCTTTTAGAAAAACACAGGGGATGAGACGTATTGATTGAAGTGCTCTGTGGCACAGAAATAACAACATAtgtgaattatttaaatatgcggcatttttcatttcaagacGCAGACTGGACATGAAACACTCCCGTCTAATATTTATATCTGCTATCTTGACTATTAATTTTATAGACAGATTTTCATCTATCTTTATATTCCATTATTTAATTACTCTGTTTAGTTTATTTGACGCATAAGAAGAAGgacacacaactacaaaagTATACGTTGGTTTAACACAATTAAGTCCAATTTGTTGTTGCTTATTTTTAAGTTGTGTACCAATGACTTAACAGCCAACTGTCTGTTAAAGTGAATGAGGCCCTGCTTCATTTCACTGCTATGACTATATTTTAAGCAGTATTTTTTTAAGCAGACAGACTTCTCCATAACTGACAGTGGCAGACATCACAGTCTACAAACCAGCTTATAAAACACCCACTGTGGTTGTCTGCAGGACAGTTTGTTCTTTCTCTCGGGACTTTTTATATGTGTGAGAAAATGGTTTTACCAGCAGTAAGTGATGAGTGCTCCTCAGCCCGGTGAAGCACTCACATTGTCCTCTTCTAATTTACTGCTGCTTCCTAGTGGTCATGCGAACACACTGCGACTGTAGAGCAAAACGGAGGAGATTCAACAagtaaatgatttattttacagccCTTTTCAAATCAAAGTCACACAGTGTTTTACATAGTGGCCTTTCAGGATTATaagttattaaataaaaagcacGGAGAGACATATTGGTAATGAAACAGTGTGctaaaattaatataaaaatacatatttctaaGGAtaattgatttgaaaaaatGTCTCACAtcttatattatatacatagaGGACTTAGTACTGTTGAATATATTTAACATCTCTTCCctttttgttttgggttttacAACAAATCCCCTGACTTTACAGTAAATGTTGAAACTTTTGGTTGTAaagtatacatatataatattaaataattattattactgtcatataatgtaaatgtggattttaaatATGCAAGTTATATATAATTCTGaaagaataattaataatatatataaattataatacaTTGATAATAatcacctttttattttatgtgaaaaTCTGTTTGAACATTTATATCCATACATCTCTTCGCTTTTAGATTTTCCAAAAGTAAAATGTTAAGATTTCTTAACAGCCAACACATAAGAGTCATAAACACAATCTATGTTCTCAGTTTCACTTCATAGAGCACTGATGTGAAATCGGAGCTCTACTGGTTTTCCCTGATATCGCGTCCAGGAAGAGAAATCAAATTCCGACTGCAGCGCCGGCAGAAAGAGGCGACACATTTAGAAGCAGACATGGTAAGAATGAATGAAATTCACTCTACTGACGTGAATTTAACAGAATAATAATTATCTGCACAGACAATACAACGAACCGCGAGTTCAAACTGAGACATTTAAAACACCGGAGTCGTTTACAGACGCTGAACCGCCGTTAGTTAGCTAAGCTGTGCACTGTGAGTAAGCAAAACACTCGGGAgctgctaacgttagccgcACTGATCATAACTAAACTAAGCGTTTGTTCGAAGAATCTATGCGCAGCCAACATTTCTCCGACGAAGCCATGTTTAATCGTTTATATAATCAACTCAAATTATTGTAATGAGAAGCCAAATGGTCACATATCACAGTCCTGTCACTGATTAGTTAGCATGCTAGGTGCTAACCGAAGTTAGCCTGCACAGACTGAGTTAGCATCACTCTTAGCGGCAGTGACAGTGACTGGTCTTTTACTTTCGATTTGTCGAATAACCTTTTTAAAGCCAAAATACACAACTCCCGCTGCTACTAACTGTAATGATTCACACACTTTGATACTTATTAATGATAGCTAGCTGATCACAGGACCCAGAGCCATTATTAACATGTGCTAGTTAGAAGTTTATTCCCCGTTGTGTGGTTCCCCTGGCGAGTGGCTGCACGCAAAGACGTGATCATCTATTATTCAGACATGGTGGTAATTTAAAACCTCAGTCCAGAAAAGTCTGAGCTGCGAGCAGGTTGAGATCCGTGTAAAGTCTCTGTCAACGAGACAAGAGCCTGAAATGCAGGACAATTATGTAAGATCCGCTCCTGTGTTATATTAGaaattcagtgtttgtgttttctcatcgtttttaattgtttatctTCTTTCGCAGTTCCGCAATCAATACGACAACGACGTGACAGTATGGAGCCCGCAGGTAAGTTGCTGTTTGCCTCCAAGTCTGTCTCTACAGGCCGAACATTGATGTGAGTGTGTTGGTGGCagtttgtttagtgtgtgtgtgttcatttgtgcaCAGGGCCGTATTCATCAGATCGAGTATGCCATGGAGGCAGTGAAGCAAGGCTCGGCCACTGTAGGACTCAAATCCAAAACCCTTGCGGTCCTGGTTGCTCTGAAGGTAAAACCCTTCAGCGTCTTGTCTGTTCCTGTCTTAAAACTGTGTCAGTCAATTTCTGCTTTTACCCACCAAACAGTCACTGTCTGTGGTTTTGTTTCAGATTACATCCCTGTCGTACAGATGGTAGTGTAGAAAATGTATATTGAACTTCATTTAACAAGgcagtctgtgttgttttcatctcCATAACTCTTCAGACTGAACATTTCGTCTCCAGTTTGCTGTAAAGGCATACCGTGTATACTCAGTttgcagtttattaggtacacccaGCTAAAAACAGTCTGATACAATAGTACTGCAGTAAATTCTCATTTCAAGAAGTTGGAATGTTCAGTTTCTGTTGAAACGGTGTTAGAGAGTTGTCGATTTAAGTGCATGATCATTTAGGTTGGTAGTGTTGTTTAACTTTGTTGCATTTTACAAAGAGATGTTTCCCCCCCACTGATACAAATGGGTCGgacaaaattttaaaaaaagacaatttaccGTTCAGCATCCTCAAAAATTATCAACACATCCATATGTTATATCCTTCATGAAGAGACAGTTTATGGCAGGAGGTGTGTGTCTCATGAACAAAAAGGGCCAGCTAATCCCCTCCCCCTCAGAAACAACTTAAATGCACCTTTATCATCAAGCTAGCTACCACAAGCAGAGACCATCTGCTGCAGAAGTATTCAGGTGTCACTTTACTCTTCACCctcattaatattaaaatcaagtcCCTTCTGATGTTAAAGACCACTCTGGCATCCTtcttaagtaaaaaaaacatactatGGGAGAAAGTTATGATCTTTGTATAATTTAATTGGACCTATAGAATATATTTGAACACACTGAAGACCCAAGACAACAATGTAGTAGATTGTACATGACTGATGCATCATGTTGTTTGTCGCTGCAGAGagcccagtctgaactggctgcCCACCAGAAGAAGGTCCTCCATGTTGACAGCCACATCGGTATCTCCATTGCTGGACTGACTGCTGATGCCAGACTGCTCTGGTAAGTCTCAGATACTTTGAAGGTCCAAATGGAGCTTTTCAGTAAAGCTGCATACCAAATATTGAATTAGTTTGACATAATATCAACACTGTCTCTCCCACAGTAACTTCATGCGTCAGGAGTGCCTGGACTCCAGATTTGTCTTCGACAGGCCCCTCCCCACATCACGTCTCGTCTCTCTTGTTGGCAGCAGTATCCTCTCTCACACTTCTTAAATGAAAAGTGTAGTAGAACTTTGTAGACAGCATGTGGTAGGTATTGTAAACTTGGGTTTATTGTTTGATCCTTGACCGAAACCCCAGAAACTCAAATCCCAACACAGCGGTATGGGAGGAGGCCCTATGGTGTGGGACTCCTCATTGCCGGCTATGATGTAAGTTTGCACACTGTTCATTTACAGTATTATCTCCTGCTATGTTCCTCGCCTGTGACAAAATAGACCACACAAAGCTGGAATGTAGGACGAAGTTTGATCGTAGCTCATGTTCATTTGTTGTGTCACTCAGGACATGGGACCTCACATCTTCCAGACCTGCCCTTCAGCCAACTACTTTGACTGCAAAGCCATGTCAATCGGAGCACGCTCTCAGTCTGCACGTACCTACCTGGAGAGATGCATGGACAAGTTTTCCGACTGTAAGATTGAATTTCATATTCTAGTCTCACACACTCTTACTTCAGCTATTCACAAGAAAAGCTATTTGCATCAGGCatctaaatacattttgaacatTAACGTTTCTCATTGTTTCAAAATGTGACATAATGTTTGTGAATCtaaaaagcatgaaaagaaatgaatatctttGACCACTGAGTGTTTTTGACTTGCTAATTGACAAGTGGAACAACATACTTTCATTATGCTCATGGTATTTGTTTGTTCTCAGGCAATCTGAATGACCTGGTCCAACATGGCCTCCGTGCTCTCAGAGAAACTCTCCCCGCCGAGCAGGACCTCACCATCAAGGTACACC comes from the Hippoglossus stenolepis isolate QCI-W04-F060 chromosome 5, HSTE1.2, whole genome shotgun sequence genome and includes:
- the psma1 gene encoding proteasome subunit alpha type-1, which produces MFRNQYDNDVTVWSPQGRIHQIEYAMEAVKQGSATVGLKSKTLAVLVALKRAQSELAAHQKKVLHVDSHIGISIAGLTADARLLCNFMRQECLDSRFVFDRPLPTSRLVSLVGSKTQIPTQRYGRRPYGVGLLIAGYDDMGPHIFQTCPSANYFDCKAMSIGARSQSARTYLERCMDKFSDCNLNDLVQHGLRALRETLPAEQDLTIKNVSIGIVGKDMEFTIYDDDAVAPFLEGLEERPQRKVAQPADEPAADVPEEPMEH